Genomic DNA from Alphaproteobacteria bacterium PA2:
GGCGAATGACCTGTTACCGAAACAGAACATGCCCCGCGCGCTGAAGTCCGGTGTGAAGATCGCCTATGGTACGGATCTGGGGCAGGGGGATCACACCCTTGAATTCAGCCTGCTGACCGAAAGCGGCATGGCGCCCATGGACGCCATCCTCACCGCGACCCGCAATGCGGCCGATCTTCTCGGCGCCTCAGACAGGATTGGCGCTGTCGCGGCGGGCCGCTTCGCCGATCTCGTGGCGGTCAATGGCGACCCGATCAAGGACATCAGCCTGTTGCGACACGTGCAGTTCGTCATGAAGGGCGGCGTGATCTACCGGGCAGACGGCGCGCCGACGGCTATTCCCTAGGCGGGAACCAGCCCCATCTTGGCCTTGTAGGCTTCCCGGGCTGCCTTGAAGTGTTCGAAGGGGAACTTGATCGAGACCCCCTCCAGCGTCGCCGCCAGCATTTCGAGATGAGCCTCCCAGCCGGCGCAGGACCTGGCTATGTCCTCGCTGGCCGGCATGGTCAGGGTCAGGGAGAGCTGGGCCTTGCCGTCATAGGTCGAGACTTCCCAGCGAAGGGGACGAAGGGTGTCGCCGTCGCCGCTCCAGGAGTATTCCAGCAGGCGGCCCG
This window encodes:
- a CDS encoding polyketide cyclase → MTTFRLGEISICGDEAEAIFSRTFDHPTQAVWAALTRSDLLAQWLAPGEIQMFLGGHVNLDFGDSGIVIRSQVSAYSPGRLLEYSWSGDGDTLRPLRWEVSTYDGKAQLSLTLTMPASEDIARSCAGWEAHLEMLAATLEGVSIKFPFEHFKAAREAYKAKMGLVPA